Proteins from a genomic interval of Vicinamibacteria bacterium:
- a CDS encoding sarcosine oxidase subunit gamma family protein: protein MAETTLLPLEPPSQIDVRARAGAVARVATYLSVPALPDVNRFVATRAGDCYGLGPDEWLVVGPRSARAAIQDALESAVGADEGAAIDVSSSRVLVELRGPSARDVLASCCALDLHPRVFERGHCAQTLVAKAPVLLAQRDETPAYWVFVRPSLASYVVSWLADGIEGLSPGA from the coding sequence ATGGCTGAGACCACCCTCCTCCCCCTCGAGCCGCCCTCCCAGATCGATGTGCGCGCTCGAGCGGGGGCGGTCGCGCGCGTGGCAACCTATCTTTCGGTTCCCGCGCTTCCCGACGTCAACCGATTCGTCGCCACCCGCGCCGGCGACTGTTACGGACTCGGTCCGGACGAGTGGCTCGTGGTCGGCCCTCGCTCCGCCCGGGCCGCAATCCAGGATGCGCTCGAAAGCGCGGTCGGAGCGGACGAGGGCGCCGCGATCGACGTATCCTCGAGTCGGGTACTCGTGGAGCTCCGGGGTCCTTCGGCGCGGGACGTTCTCGCGAGCTGCTGCGCCCTGGATCTGCACCCCCGGGTCTTCGAGCGCGGCCATTGTGCTCAGACCCTCGTCGCCAAAGCCCCCGTCCTCCTCGCTCAGAGGGACGAGACCCCCGCCTACTGGGTCTTCGTCCGGCCCTCGCTCGCCTCGTACGTCGTCTCGTGGCTCGCCGACGGTATCGAGGGTCTTTCCCCCGGGGCGTGA